One Oscillospiraceae bacterium genomic window, GTCAAGTCGCCATGGTCAGCCAGGAAACATATATCTTTATGGGCACCATTGCCGAAAACATCGCCTACGGTTGTCCCGATGTATCACGCGACGACATTGTCAAGGCTGCCATGGCGGCCAGTGCGCACGACTTTATCTCCAAATGTCCTGACGGGTACGATACACTGGTCGGCGCGGGATACCGCGACCTATCTGGCGGTGAACGGCAACGCGTTTCTATCGCTCGCGCCATCTTGACAAACCCGCGTATCTTGATACTCGACGAGGCAACGGCTGCCATGGACACCGAAACCGAGGGCAAAATCCAAGCCGCTCTTGACGAGTTAATCGTTGGCCGCACGACTATCTCTATCGCCCATCGGCTGTCAACCTTGCGCAACGCCGACAGCCTCATCGTCGTCGAAGACGGAAAAATCGTAGAACAAGGCACGCATATGGAGCTGATCAAGCAAAAAGGTGCCTACTTCACGCTGGTGCAATTGCAGGGCAAAGCCTTGGCAATGAGAGGCATTGGCGGCGGGGCTCCCGAGTAGCGTGTTGAAAATTGAGTGTAGGGCGCGGCGGTGACCCCGCCGCGCTCGATGAATGGAAACGAGGTAAATTATCATGTCAACCAAACCAAACACTATTGAACAAGACGAAGAAATCGCCAAACAGCAGGCCAAAGTCGAAGAGCTCTTGACCGTACGCTATCTAACGCCGGACAATGCGGCGTTTGTGCGCACCGACGGCGGCTTTGTGTCGCTTGAAATTGTGGGAGCAAGCAATATGCGCCCCAAGCCTGACGCCGAGGAAGCCGACTGTAAAGAAGAAAAATATGACCGTGTCAATTTCTTTCGCGCCTTTCCATTCAGCGATCCTGATCGCTATGTATCTGTTCGCGAAGCTGATACTAAGGCACGGGAAATCGGCATTATCCAAGAGATGAATGCATTTTCTGAGGACGTGCAAACCATGCTGCGTGAGCAGATGAATTTGCGTTACTTTACACCGACCATCACGCGCGTATTTGATGTCAAAGTCGAATACGGCTATGCGTACTGGGATGTCATGACCGATCGTGGGCCGTGTAAATTTACTATGAACAGCGGCTCTATTCCGCATTTGAGTGATGTACGCCTGCTCATCAGCGACATCGATGGCAACCGGTTCGAGATTAAAGATTTCACCAAACTACCGCAAAAAGATGTCAAGAAGTTAGATTTGTTTTTGTAATAAAGAGCTATCAGCCTGACAAGCGCAAGTTTATCCCCTGCAAGAACCTCCATACAAACAGGAGAGAGAATTTGTGTCAAACATTACCAACCTCCAGTGCCGGTGCATACACTTCCCGATGGGGAGAGGCGCAATAACATACGCCAAGAGGTACTTGTCTCGAATATGCCCGTATGGCCGGCTGAGGGTTCAATTGGTATTATTGATAACGTGATAGTGATTAATTTTGGAATATCGTAACAAGAGCAGCTGCCCGGTATAACAGACGAAACACAATTGCTTGTTTTGACAAGATGTCTAAATTACGCTATACTCTAATTGAATATAGGGCAGTGCCGCCGCGACGGTGTTGCCAAGGAGAAAATATATGCCCAACCATATCCGTAATTTCTGCATTATCGCCCACATCGACCATGGAAAGTCAACTCTGGCCGACAGGCTCATCGAGCTCTGCGACGGTGTTGCCGCGCGCGACATGGAAAGTCAATTGCTCGACAATATGGATTTAGAGCGCGAACGCGGCATTACCATCAAAGCGCGCGCCGTGCGCCTGCACTACAATGCTCTTGACGGCGAAACATACGAGTTGCACTTGATTGACACGCCGGGGCACGTTGACTTCAACTACGAAGTCAGCCGCAGTCTGGCCGCTTGCGAGGGCGCGGTGCTGATTGTCGACGCCGCGCAAGGCATTGAGGCACAGACGCTGGCAAACACGTATCTGGCGATGGAGCACGACTTGGAAATCGTGCCCGTCATCAATAAAATTGACCTACCTGCCGCCGATCCCGATGCCGCTGCACAGGAAATCGAGGATGTCATCGGCCTGCCTGCTCTCGACGCGCCGCGCATTTCGGCCAAAAATAAAGTCAATATTCGAGAAGTGCTCGAATGCGTCGTCAAAGAAATACCGCCGCCGACCGGCGATGCCGCCGCGCCCTTGCAAGCCCTCATTTTCGACAGTCAATACGACAGCTACCGTGGTGTTGTTGTGCTCATTCGCGTTATGCAAGGCACGTTGAAAACCGGCATGACCATCCGCATGATGGCAACTGGTGCCGAGTTCACTGTTGTTGACACCGGCTATATGACGCCGTTGGACTATAAGTCAACAGGTGAGCTCAAGGCCGGGCAAGTCGGCTACGTCACAGCATCAATTAAAACCGTCCGTGACACACGCGTAGGCGATACGGTTACGGATGCCAATAATCCCGCCGCTGCACCGCTGAGCGGCTACAAAAAAGTCCAACCGATGGTTTACTGCGGCATTTATCCTGCCGAGGGTGATAAATACACAGATCTGCGTGACGCGTTGGATAAACTGCAACTCAACGATGCGGCGTTATCTTTTGAGCCCGAGTCATCGGTGGCGCTGGGACAAGGTTTCCGCTGCGGATTTTTGGGGTTGTTGCACATGGAAGTCATCCAAGAACGTTTAGAGCGCGAATATGACATTGATTTGGTCTATACCGCGCCGTCAGTTATCTATCACATCATCAAAACCGACGGCAGCGATGCTTGGATCGATAACCCGTTGCATTACCCTGACCCGTCACACATCGCCAGCGCCGAAGAGCCGTTTGTCAAAGCCACAATTATCACGCCGCACGATACCGTCGGCGTCATTATGGAGTTGTGCCAAGAGCGGCGCGGCATTTTTAAAGATATGAAGTACCTCGACCCTGCCGGAGAAGGTAAACAAGGCGGCCGTGTCGAAATGCACTACGAGCTGCCGCTCAACGAAATCGTTTACGATTTCTTCGATGTGCTGAAATCGCGCACCCGTGGGTACGCTTCACTCGACTATGAGATGATCGGCTATCGCCCGTCGCAACTGGTCAAACTTGATCTGCTGCTCAACGGTGATGTTGTCGACGCCATGAGCTTTATCGTACACGCCGATAAAGCGCAAGCCCGTGCCCGCCGCATCGCTGAAAAACTGCGTGAACATATTCCGCGGCAGTTGTTTGAAGTGCCCATTCAAGTCGCTATCGGCGGCAAAATTATCGCTCGCGAAACAGTCAGAGCTGTCCGCAAAGACGTGTTGGCAAAATGCTACGGTGGTGACATTACACGTAAGAAAAAGCTGTTGGAAAAGCAAAAAAAGGGCAAAAAGCGCATGCGCCAAGTCGGCAGTGTAGAAGTGCCGCAAGAGGCGTTTATGGCAGTTTTAAAGTTAGATGAATAGTTAAAGGGCGGCCTTGTGCACCGCTTCTATAACTACGAACGCATTCAGCTTAAAACAAAGCTGACACTGCTCGAAAAACGACGCCAGCTTGCGTAATCCGGAGCTATTCTGCGACTGACCCTTTTTTTATGTGTCTAATCATTGGGGGGCGGTGCAGTTTTTTTGTTTTCCCATGTCCCGCCCATAACAGGAGGTTTCATATGAAACGCACACTTATCGGAATGGGTTGTCTGTTTTTATTGTCGGTCGCATTGTTAATTTTTTGGGAACCGAACCCACCAGTGCCCATTCCCCCGCACACGCCACTGCCTATGCCACCTTCAACGCCAGAGTCTATGCCTTCAACAACAGCAACGCCTGAACCACTTTATGTGCAAATTGGAGATAACCAAATTCCAATAGATAGCGATTGGCT contains:
- a CDS encoding DUF1854 domain-containing protein, whose product is MSTKPNTIEQDEEIAKQQAKVEELLTVRYLTPDNAAFVRTDGGFVSLEIVGASNMRPKPDAEEADCKEEKYDRVNFFRAFPFSDPDRYVSVREADTKAREIGIIQEMNAFSEDVQTMLREQMNLRYFTPTITRVFDVKVEYGYAYWDVMTDRGPCKFTMNSGSIPHLSDVRLLISDIDGNRFEIKDFTKLPQKDVKKLDLFL
- the lepA gene encoding translation elongation factor 4 encodes the protein MPNHIRNFCIIAHIDHGKSTLADRLIELCDGVAARDMESQLLDNMDLERERGITIKARAVRLHYNALDGETYELHLIDTPGHVDFNYEVSRSLAACEGAVLIVDAAQGIEAQTLANTYLAMEHDLEIVPVINKIDLPAADPDAAAQEIEDVIGLPALDAPRISAKNKVNIREVLECVVKEIPPPTGDAAAPLQALIFDSQYDSYRGVVVLIRVMQGTLKTGMTIRMMATGAEFTVVDTGYMTPLDYKSTGELKAGQVGYVTASIKTVRDTRVGDTVTDANNPAAAPLSGYKKVQPMVYCGIYPAEGDKYTDLRDALDKLQLNDAALSFEPESSVALGQGFRCGFLGLLHMEVIQERLEREYDIDLVYTAPSVIYHIIKTDGSDAWIDNPLHYPDPSHIASAEEPFVKATIITPHDTVGVIMELCQERRGIFKDMKYLDPAGEGKQGGRVEMHYELPLNEIVYDFFDVLKSRTRGYASLDYEMIGYRPSQLVKLDLLLNGDVVDAMSFIVHADKAQARARRIAEKLREHIPRQLFEVPIQVAIGGKIIARETVRAVRKDVLAKCYGGDITRKKKLLEKQKKGKKRMRQVGSVEVPQEAFMAVLKLDE